One Candidatus Delongbacteria bacterium genomic window carries:
- a CDS encoding DNA adenine methylase, which produces MPFLTVEAALFPELTAQGAGAPQSVVQYIGNKRKLLDWIREQIPEGVKTVVDAFAGGGSVSYMLKREGFAVHSNDSLHWPHHIARAVVVNQSEIVTDEEIEALCQPNPKAGTFVRDNYAGKFWKPEIHGVIDEVRENVDALKGYKRDLALAALGATMLSARGWFPQFTTSKVSEDGYSPEQFYKRLGEVIRRLNSMVLEGPACTAQRLDVREFLPKVDADLAYFDPPYVTEFSAANYSANYHVVDAVMVKGEGRTPNADSVTRMEKTQGDLTKANILEFFQEVFGASEHIPNWLLSYRDHSYPSEAEMQELFVKAGREFRLETKDFSYGSLAGKRRNEEPAKAKEYLFVGTAKTAEEPAESKEDDVRDKPPVDAAAITALQASAASNARMTARLDVGRLVAVAEEAKEGGEDHEIAFVLCHAGTNKNSDHFSVEELKAAAPSAAGVKINLKHGQKAQDIVGKTESAAFEDVDSGRVVCAGKLFTGSDDLAAKARKLIHEELITKVSMECAYEKGECSVCGHTFAAAADRCEHLKKQKGQKVEGKDCFEILHGVTFTGAGLLEGYEPADPKADITSMAQGEDGRLRATSFYGDMGARPESVKQVLIQQEIQDDLWRTQDAFRMVVGGLVGECAAGKATLDDTSTKIRQAATDTADRVIQILTSISKETDDMKDPNAQAASQKPLKEMTQAELLQIAEQLITQNEELTGKVQAAEDEKAKSAAKQAAEALVVLMEKKGRAFADAAARQAEVERLAGLSDEARKAVEDSWKDMPDKPGTPEKSGAPDKEAAEPTEEEKAAAAAAGGAGSASAAGKGALRANASLAPSTGGDPAPQGLTEKLGAGLSALHERRLARERGELAE; this is translated from the coding sequence ATGCCTTTTCTAACCGTCGAAGCTGCCCTCTTCCCTGAGCTGACCGCCCAAGGTGCCGGCGCGCCCCAGAGCGTCGTCCAGTACATCGGGAACAAGCGCAAGCTACTAGACTGGATCCGCGAGCAGATCCCCGAGGGCGTGAAGACCGTGGTCGATGCCTTCGCTGGCGGCGGAAGCGTGAGCTACATGCTCAAGCGCGAGGGCTTCGCCGTCCATTCCAACGACAGCCTGCACTGGCCCCATCACATCGCCCGGGCCGTGGTGGTCAACCAGAGCGAGATCGTGACGGACGAGGAGATTGAGGCCCTCTGTCAGCCCAACCCCAAGGCCGGCACCTTCGTCCGGGACAACTACGCCGGCAAGTTCTGGAAGCCCGAGATCCATGGCGTCATCGACGAGGTGCGCGAGAACGTTGACGCCCTGAAGGGCTATAAGCGCGACCTCGCCCTAGCCGCCCTGGGCGCTACCATGCTTTCGGCCCGCGGCTGGTTTCCCCAGTTCACCACCAGCAAGGTCAGCGAGGATGGATACTCGCCCGAGCAGTTCTACAAGCGTCTGGGCGAGGTCATTCGGCGTCTCAACTCCATGGTCTTGGAGGGGCCCGCCTGCACGGCCCAGCGCTTGGACGTGCGCGAGTTCTTGCCCAAAGTGGATGCAGATCTGGCTTACTTCGACCCCCCTTATGTGACTGAATTCAGCGCGGCCAACTACAGCGCCAACTACCACGTCGTCGACGCGGTGATGGTCAAGGGCGAGGGCCGCACTCCCAACGCCGACAGTGTCACACGGATGGAAAAGACCCAGGGCGACCTGACCAAGGCCAACATCCTGGAGTTCTTCCAAGAGGTCTTCGGGGCGTCCGAGCACATCCCCAACTGGCTCTTGTCCTACCGCGACCACAGCTACCCCAGCGAAGCCGAAATGCAGGAGCTCTTCGTGAAGGCCGGACGCGAGTTCCGGTTGGAGACGAAGGACTTCTCCTACGGCAGCCTGGCCGGCAAGCGGCGGAATGAAGAGCCGGCCAAGGCCAAGGAGTACCTGTTCGTGGGCACGGCCAAGACGGCCGAAGAGCCCGCGGAATCCAAGGAGGACGACGTGAGGGATAAGCCCCCGGTGGACGCGGCGGCCATAACCGCCCTGCAGGCGAGCGCGGCCAGCAACGCGCGCATGACCGCCCGCCTGGACGTGGGCCGCTTGGTGGCCGTGGCTGAGGAGGCCAAGGAAGGCGGCGAGGACCACGAGATCGCCTTCGTCCTGTGTCACGCCGGCACCAACAAGAACAGCGACCACTTCTCGGTGGAGGAACTGAAGGCGGCTGCACCCAGCGCGGCCGGGGTGAAGATCAACCTCAAGCATGGTCAGAAGGCCCAGGACATCGTGGGCAAGACCGAGTCAGCGGCCTTCGAGGACGTGGACAGCGGCCGGGTGGTCTGCGCCGGCAAGCTCTTCACGGGCAGCGATGACCTGGCGGCCAAGGCGCGCAAGCTAATCCACGAGGAACTCATCACCAAGGTCTCGATGGAGTGCGCCTACGAGAAGGGCGAATGCTCCGTCTGCGGGCACACCTTCGCGGCCGCGGCGGATCGCTGCGAGCACCTGAAGAAGCAGAAGGGTCAAAAGGTCGAGGGCAAGGACTGCTTCGAGATCCTCCACGGCGTGACCTTCACCGGCGCCGGCCTCCTGGAGGGCTACGAGCCCGCCGATCCCAAGGCCGACATCACCTCCATGGCCCAGGGCGAGGATGGCCGCTTGCGCGCCACCTCCTTCTACGGCGACATGGGCGCACGCCCCGAGAGCGTCAAGCAGGTCCTCATCCAGCAGGAAATCCAGGACGACCTGTGGCGGACGCAGGACGCCTTCCGCATGGTCGTGGGCGGCCTCGTGGGAGAGTGTGCCGCGGGAAAGGCCACGCTGGACGACACCAGCACGAAGATCCGCCAGGCCGCCACCGACACGGCGGATCGCGTGATCCAGATCCTCACGAGCATCAGCAAGGAGACAGACGACATGAAGGACCCGAATGCCCAGGCGGCCAGCCAGAAGCCGCTGAAGGAGATGACCCAGGCCGAGCTCCTGCAGATTGCGGAGCAGCTCATCACCCAGAACGAGGAGCTGACCGGCAAGGTTCAGGCGGCCGAGGACGAGAAGGCCAAAAGCGCGGCCAAGCAGGCGGCTGAGGCCCTGGTGGTTCTGATGGAGAAGAAAGGCCGGGCCTTCGCCGATGCCGCCGCGCGCCAGGCGGAGGTTGAGCGGCTGGCCGGTCTGTCCGACGAGGCCCGCAAGGCCGTGGAGGACAGCTGGAAGGACATGCCCGACAAGCCCGGCACGCCCGAGAAGTCCGGTGCGCCCGACAAGGAGGCCGCAGAGCCTACCGAGGAGGAGAAGGCGGCTGCGGCTGCGGCCGGTGGTGCCGGCAGTGCCAGCGCTGCAGGCAAAGGTGCGCTGCGCGCCAACGCAAGCCTGGCGCCCTCCACGGGCGGCGACCCGGCCCCCCAGGGATTGACGGAGAAGCTCGGCGCGGGCCTGTCCGCCCTCCACGAGCGCCGCCTGGCCCGCGAGCGGGGCGAGCTCGCGGAGTAG
- a CDS encoding HK97-fold major capsid protein — MKKHATMSEAELQALANLVQQATRTENGLYALAEAVGPVIRMEIERKNIVPLILTEHTLSPGQDAKHTKRRTLQAHYIGVGGQPHRQEVNNDQEVIFPVFRLHAKPMVDVTDLKSGNLGKIEEMQTDAAQAIRNKLNAKLVALLSAAAATLPASNVVTITGGKLTDTGLGDLISKINDLELNARYILLRGSRLIDLKDFNLDPESRREFIEKGVLNRFGGAGLVNTASMSKTEVIVIPDMEVGKYDVRTPLTVDPQKTDFKVGFLTYHECAMGITRPDLIFKAVITA; from the coding sequence GTGAAGAAGCATGCCACGATGAGCGAGGCCGAGCTGCAGGCCCTGGCGAACCTGGTGCAGCAGGCCACGCGCACGGAGAACGGCCTCTATGCGCTGGCCGAGGCCGTGGGCCCGGTCATCCGGATGGAGATCGAGCGCAAGAACATCGTCCCCCTCATCCTGACCGAGCACACCCTGTCGCCCGGGCAGGATGCCAAGCACACCAAGCGACGCACCCTGCAGGCCCATTACATCGGCGTGGGCGGCCAGCCGCACCGCCAGGAGGTCAACAACGACCAGGAGGTAATCTTCCCGGTCTTCCGCCTCCATGCCAAGCCCATGGTGGACGTGACCGATCTGAAGAGCGGCAACCTGGGCAAGATCGAGGAGATGCAGACCGACGCGGCCCAGGCCATCCGCAACAAGCTGAACGCCAAGCTGGTGGCGCTCCTCTCGGCCGCGGCGGCCACGCTGCCGGCCAGCAACGTCGTGACCATCACGGGCGGCAAGCTTACCGACACAGGGCTCGGTGATCTGATCAGCAAGATCAATGACCTGGAGCTGAACGCCCGCTACATCCTCCTGCGCGGCAGCCGCCTCATCGACCTGAAAGACTTCAACCTGGACCCCGAGTCCCGGCGCGAGTTCATCGAGAAGGGCGTCCTCAACCGTTTCGGCGGGGCGGGCCTCGTCAACACGGCCTCGATGAGCAAGACCGAGGTCATCGTCATCCCTGACATGGAGGTCGGCAAGTACGATGTCCGCACGCCACTGACGGTGGACCCGCAGAAGACCGACTTCAAGGTGGGCTTCCTGACCTACCACGAGTGCGCGATGGGCATCACGCGCCCCGACCTGATTTTCAAGGCGGTCATCACCGCGTAA